One Bradyrhizobium sp. CCGB12 genomic window carries:
- the pabB gene encoding aminodeoxychorismate synthase component I — protein MHVTELSWIEPIAAARCLADRPHFTFLDSAANDALLGRYSYLTCDPFSIFVIANGRASCDGEILDSAPWDALRAQLYRYRQQHRCDLPPFQGGVAGFLSYDLNTTLERLPSPTAHGQGFPQSILNFYDVVLAYDHSDKRCWIVSTGWPEQDTTRRRSRARARADELAALLACPPLQQSSSPAAARSWQSNFSRDAYVAAVERVIDLILAGDIFQANIAQRFSTRLSSPFDPLDFYCRLRALNPAPFAALLRYGKRIIASSSPERFLKLNGRHVETRPIKGTIARSTDPQDDRRRAEFLLASEKDHAENVMIVDLLRNDLSRACAAHSVEVPTLCSLESYASVHHLVSVVTGKLADDHDAISLLRACFPGGSVTGAPKVRSMEIIADIERVAREVYCGAIGFIGFSGQMDTNIAIRTVTIDDDLVVFHAGGGITAMSDPSTEYDETLAKAQRIFDAFRALP, from the coding sequence CTCGCAGATCGGCCACACTTCACGTTTCTGGATAGCGCGGCAAACGACGCCCTGCTCGGACGCTATTCATACCTGACTTGCGATCCATTCAGCATCTTCGTAATCGCAAACGGACGAGCGAGCTGCGACGGCGAGATTCTCGACAGCGCTCCATGGGACGCCCTCCGCGCGCAGCTTTACCGTTATCGGCAACAGCATCGCTGTGATCTCCCTCCCTTCCAGGGCGGTGTCGCCGGCTTCCTTTCTTACGATCTGAATACGACATTGGAACGGCTGCCGTCTCCCACAGCCCATGGCCAAGGATTTCCGCAATCGATCCTCAATTTCTACGACGTGGTGCTCGCCTATGATCATTCCGACAAACGGTGCTGGATCGTTTCGACCGGATGGCCCGAGCAAGACACCACACGTCGCCGCAGCCGTGCTCGCGCGCGAGCCGATGAACTAGCGGCACTGCTCGCGTGTCCACCTTTGCAACAGAGTTCCTCCCCTGCCGCGGCGCGCTCATGGCAGTCGAACTTCAGCCGCGACGCCTATGTCGCGGCCGTTGAGCGTGTTATTGACTTGATATTGGCCGGAGACATCTTCCAGGCAAACATCGCGCAACGCTTCAGCACTAGACTTTCGAGCCCATTCGATCCGCTTGACTTCTATTGCCGACTCCGCGCGTTGAACCCGGCGCCGTTTGCCGCTCTCCTGCGCTACGGCAAGAGAATTATAGCATCCAGCTCGCCCGAACGGTTTCTCAAGCTCAACGGTCGACACGTTGAGACGCGGCCGATCAAGGGCACGATAGCGCGCTCAACCGATCCGCAGGATGATCGGCGACGCGCCGAGTTTCTTCTTGCTAGTGAGAAAGACCATGCCGAGAACGTGATGATCGTGGATCTCCTTCGCAACGATTTGTCGCGCGCTTGCGCTGCCCACTCGGTCGAGGTTCCCACGCTGTGCAGTCTCGAGTCCTATGCTTCGGTGCACCACCTGGTTTCGGTCGTTACGGGCAAGCTCGCTGATGATCATGATGCCATCTCCCTGCTGCGCGCCTGCTTCCCCGGCGGCTCGGTTACCGGAGCACCGAAAGTGCGGTCGATGGAAATCATCGCCGATATAGAACGTGTCGCACGTGAGGTCTATTGCGGAGCCATTGGCTTCATTGGTTTCAGCGGACAGATGGATACAAATATCGCGATCCGAACCGTAACGATCGATGATGATCTTGTGGTTTTTCATGCCGGCGGCGGAATCACGGCGATGTCCGATCCAAGCACTGAATATGACGAGACGCTCGCAAAGGCGCAACGCATCTTCGATGCATTTCGCGCTCTGCCATGA
- a CDS encoding FadR/GntR family transcriptional regulator: MEEVSGWQQAGSISTGGEGGKVHDATVRILGGWILGGRYRPGEALPREDDLTVELAVSRTTLREAVKVLTAKGLLEVRPRIGVKVRPRDDWRVLDPVVLSWHPDIRRDPDLVSGLIEARRIIEPAAAELAARRATSSDLAVIEKAYLGMRAALPTDLNACCESDLAFHAGVISASHNVVLRALVGTIEAALRSSFLITGELMRAQNKAIDAHHEVLECIRLRDPVGARRAMNQLLDIAAEDLQTI; the protein is encoded by the coding sequence GTGGAGGAAGTCTCCGGCTGGCAGCAAGCCGGTTCAATTTCGACAGGCGGCGAGGGCGGCAAGGTCCACGACGCGACCGTGCGCATTCTGGGCGGCTGGATTCTTGGCGGCCGCTACCGGCCTGGCGAGGCTTTGCCACGCGAGGACGACCTTACTGTTGAGCTTGCTGTCAGCCGGACGACGCTGCGCGAGGCGGTCAAGGTTCTTACCGCTAAGGGCCTGCTGGAGGTACGACCACGGATTGGAGTAAAGGTCCGACCGCGTGACGATTGGCGTGTCCTCGACCCGGTTGTGCTGTCGTGGCATCCGGACATCCGCCGAGATCCTGATCTTGTATCCGGTCTGATCGAAGCGCGACGCATCATCGAGCCAGCCGCCGCCGAACTCGCTGCTCGCCGCGCCACCAGCTCGGATCTGGCAGTCATCGAGAAGGCCTATCTAGGGATGCGCGCCGCCTTGCCGACGGATCTTAACGCTTGTTGCGAATCAGACCTCGCCTTCCACGCAGGGGTGATTTCCGCCAGCCATAACGTCGTGCTGCGGGCGCTCGTTGGGACGATTGAGGCCGCACTTCGGTCGAGCTTCCTGATCACCGGCGAACTCATGCGGGCGCAAAACAAGGCTATCGATGCACATCACGAGGTGCTCGAATGCATCCGCCTGCGCGATCCAGTCGGTGCGCGTCGAGCGATGAATCAACTTCTCGACATTGCAGCCGAAGATCTGCAGACGATTTGA
- a CDS encoding aminodeoxychorismate/anthranilate synthase component II, whose amino-acid sequence MIAIIDNYDSFVFNIARYFRELGEISEVIRNDATSIGDLVGLKPRAIVISPGPCTPTEAGISRTIVHELSGRIPILGICLGHQCIGTAFGGSIARARRPMHGRASHVTHDSKGLFKELPCPLRVGRYHSLIVELDDTCGSPLMVTARSEDAEIMALAHRHHPTFGVQFHPESILTRGGHTLFSNFLQLAEASRVTVR is encoded by the coding sequence ATGATTGCGATCATCGACAACTACGACTCCTTCGTCTTCAATATCGCTCGTTACTTCCGAGAACTAGGAGAAATATCGGAAGTGATCCGAAACGACGCGACCAGCATTGGAGATCTCGTCGGGCTCAAGCCGCGAGCGATAGTTATCTCACCGGGACCGTGCACGCCAACGGAGGCCGGGATCTCAAGAACCATTGTTCATGAGCTCTCCGGTCGCATCCCGATACTAGGCATCTGCCTTGGACATCAATGCATCGGGACCGCTTTCGGCGGATCGATCGCACGCGCACGCCGCCCCATGCACGGTCGGGCCTCGCACGTCACCCATGACAGCAAAGGTCTGTTCAAGGAGCTTCCGTGCCCACTTCGCGTTGGGCGTTATCACTCTCTCATTGTCGAGCTCGATGACACGTGCGGATCACCGCTGATGGTGACAGCGCGTTCCGAGGATGCCGAGATCATGGCTCTCGCACATCGTCATCATCCAACCTTCGGCGTTCAGTTTCACCCGGAATCGATCCTCACTCGTGGCGGACACACGCTGTTTTCAAATTTCTTGCAACTCGCCGAGGCTTCCCGCGTGACAGTACGATGA